The following are from one region of the Amycolatopsis sp. QT-25 genome:
- a CDS encoding nitroreductase family protein, with protein MTIQVTGIGRLNSEQVNSVLRSAMLAPSTHNTQPWLFRCTGTGIELHADPRRILPVTDPDGRELVLSCGAALFTLRTAIRASGFHPATTLVPSRTDPDLLAVVRPLAERTPDPKISRLARAIPHRRTNRRPFLSRVVPDATLAVLRHATELEHSWMSRLDAEQCRRLQDLTERARRAQFTDPAFLAELGRWTGLGANTRDGVPSYATEGAPADESWLLDEFRGPHSNTGPTPLVVMIGSLTDDRIDRLQAGQALQRVLLTATGAGLDASFISPPIMVREARAELRRLLGCGVWPQVLLRLGYGAPLPWTPRRSLEDVLLDTLITA; from the coding sequence ATGACCATACAAGTCACCGGGATCGGGCGCTTGAACTCCGAACAGGTGAATTCCGTGCTCCGGTCGGCCATGCTGGCCCCGTCGACGCACAACACCCAGCCGTGGCTCTTCCGCTGCACCGGGACCGGGATCGAACTCCACGCCGATCCGCGCCGGATCCTCCCGGTCACGGATCCGGACGGTCGCGAACTCGTTCTTTCCTGTGGTGCCGCCCTGTTCACCCTCAGGACGGCGATTCGGGCCTCGGGTTTCCACCCCGCGACGACCCTCGTGCCGAGCCGGACGGATCCCGACCTGCTGGCCGTCGTCCGCCCGCTCGCCGAACGCACGCCGGATCCGAAAATCTCGCGGCTCGCCCGCGCGATCCCGCACCGCCGGACCAACCGGCGGCCGTTCCTGTCCCGTGTCGTCCCGGACGCCACGCTCGCCGTGCTCCGGCACGCGACCGAACTCGAACACTCCTGGATGTCGCGTCTCGACGCCGAACAGTGCCGCCGGCTGCAGGACCTCACCGAACGCGCTCGCCGGGCGCAGTTCACCGACCCCGCGTTCCTCGCCGAACTCGGCCGCTGGACCGGACTGGGCGCGAACACTCGCGACGGCGTCCCGTCCTACGCGACCGAAGGCGCTCCCGCCGACGAAAGCTGGTTGCTCGACGAATTCCGCGGACCGCACAGCAACACGGGGCCGACTCCGCTCGTGGTGATGATCGGCTCGCTGACCGACGACCGGATCGACCGGCTCCAGGCCGGTCAGGCACTGCAACGGGTGCTGCTCACCGCGACCGGGGCCGGCCTCGACGCGTCGTTCATCTCGCCGCCGATCATGGTCCGTGAGGCCCGTGCCGAACTCCGGCGCCTTCTCGGCTGCGGGGTGTGGCCTCAGGTGCTGCTGCGCCTCGGCTACGGCGCGCCGCTGCCGTGGACGCCGCGCCGCTCGCTGGAGGACGTCTTGCTCGACACGCTCATCACCGCCTGA
- a CDS encoding ATP-binding protein, translated as MPEPRAAVRVGGVIDEQGLQRLLEGLKAMRDGDFSIRLPQMDDVLMNEMAAPADPCRGPGAEHDPEPDAETGRGRQDGHSPRAVPGTISREHGGTGLGRSISREVAYLFGGEIRAESALGTGSTFPFCLPVARFPQGPPKAPLARNNRCSWWNRAQQRAITSPNP; from the coding sequence ATGCCGGAACCGAGAGCCGCGGTGCGGGTGGGCGGCGTGATAGACGAGCAGGGTCTGCAACGGTTGCTGGAAGGTCTGAAAGCCATGCGGGACGGCGACTTCAGCATCAGGCTGCCCCAAATGGACGACGTCCTGATGAACGAGATGGCGGCCCCTGCTGATCCTTGCCGGGGTCCTGGCGCAGAACACGATCCAGAACCTGACGCCGAAACAGGTCGAGGCCGGCAAGATGGACATTCACCACGAGCCGTTCCCGGCACCATTAGCCGTGAACACGGCGGCACCGGGCTCGGCCGGTCGATCAGTCGTGAGGTCGCCTATCTGTTCGGCGGCGAGATCCGGGCGGAGAGCGCGCTCGGAACGGGAAGCACGTTCCCCTTCTGTCTGCCGGTGGCAAGGTTCCCACAGGGGCCACCGAAGGCGCCGCTGGCGCGGAACAACAGGTGCTCGTGGTGGAACCGAGCACAACAGCGAGCGATCACGTCACCAAACCCGTGA
- a CDS encoding ANTAR domain-containing protein, producing MSENTISTATSAGSPDPADDLVAMRDRVRFYRARAEQLQYALDHRVPIEQAKGILAERYQIGVDAAFELLRSFCRNNNMKIHDVARTLIEQPSEGHRRVPC from the coding sequence ATGTCCGAAAACACGATTTCGACGGCCACGTCGGCCGGCTCGCCCGACCCGGCCGACGACCTCGTGGCCATGCGCGACCGCGTCCGCTTCTACCGGGCCCGCGCCGAGCAACTCCAGTACGCGCTGGATCACCGGGTTCCCATCGAACAAGCGAAGGGAATCCTCGCCGAGCGTTACCAGATCGGCGTCGACGCGGCGTTCGAACTGCTTCGTTCCTTCTGCCGCAACAACAACATGAAGATCCACGACGTCGCCAGGACGCTCATCGAGCAGCCGAGCGAAGGCCATCGCCGAGTGCCTTGCTGA
- a CDS encoding PAS domain-containing sensor histidine kinase, which translates to MLPSKRTPDRRGAVLFELFMHSVVDYAIYLLDVDGRVISWNPGAERIKGYAEEEILGRHFSVFYLEDDVATGKPTSELLIAAELGSREDEGWRVRRDGERFWANTVITALRDEQGCLVGFGKVTRDLTERRKSQEEKAERRQAFAHLVRAQETERRRIAWDVHDDSIQSMIAVSMRVQMLAAQRRDPALRRLDEAIQGAIRRLRILVAQLRPPALNDNDLVASVRDYLDEVVAGWGLDCTLRHELPVQPPPDLVVTAFRILQEALVNVRKHANATSVVVSLTGQDGGLLAKVDDNGDGMKPDVENAREVVSGEHIGMASMRERAEAAQGWFRISSGPGEGTSVIFWIPLDRD; encoded by the coding sequence ATGCTGCCATCGAAACGGACCCCCGATCGCCGCGGCGCTGTGCTGTTCGAGTTGTTCATGCACAGCGTCGTCGACTACGCCATCTACCTGCTGGACGTCGACGGCCGCGTGATCAGCTGGAATCCGGGGGCGGAACGGATCAAGGGGTATGCGGAGGAGGAGATCCTCGGCCGCCATTTCTCCGTTTTCTACCTCGAGGACGACGTCGCCACCGGCAAACCCACCTCGGAGTTGCTGATCGCCGCTGAGCTGGGAAGTCGCGAGGACGAGGGCTGGCGCGTCCGCCGCGACGGTGAACGGTTCTGGGCCAACACCGTGATCACCGCACTGCGGGACGAACAGGGCTGCCTCGTCGGTTTCGGCAAGGTCACCCGTGATCTCACCGAACGCCGGAAATCACAGGAGGAAAAGGCCGAACGGCGACAGGCTTTCGCGCATTTGGTCCGGGCACAGGAAACCGAACGTCGTCGTATCGCGTGGGATGTTCACGACGATTCCATCCAGTCGATGATCGCGGTGAGCATGCGGGTGCAGATGCTCGCCGCACAACGACGGGATCCCGCGTTGAGGCGACTCGACGAAGCGATCCAAGGGGCGATCCGGCGGTTGCGGATCCTCGTCGCCCAATTGCGCCCGCCCGCGTTGAACGACAACGACCTGGTCGCATCCGTCCGCGACTATCTCGACGAGGTCGTCGCCGGCTGGGGACTCGACTGCACGCTGCGGCACGAGCTGCCGGTCCAGCCACCGCCCGACCTCGTCGTCACCGCCTTCCGGATCCTTCAGGAGGCGTTGGTCAACGTGCGGAAACACGCGAACGCCACCTCCGTCGTGGTCTCGCTGACGGGACAGGACGGCGGTCTGCTGGCGAAGGTCGACGACAACGGCGACGGGATGAAGCCGGACGTCGAGAACGCCCGCGAAGTGGTGTCGGGCGAGCACATCGGCATGGCGTCGATGCGGGAACGTGCGGAAGCGGCGCAAGGATGGTTCCGGATCTCCAGCGGGCCGGGCGAAGGGACATCGGTGATCTTCTGGATTCCACTGGATCGCGACTGA
- a CDS encoding response regulator transcription factor, with protein MNRMPPPRLRVLVADDNPVIGDALRALLESEPDIEVVAVALDAGAAVALAELLIPEVAVLDVRIPGGGGAWMAREIRRRVPRTRLMAFSAHSDIRSIAQMASAGVTEYLVKGSPNTEIIAAIRRLCAKSPNGTE; from the coding sequence ATGAACCGAATGCCGCCCCCCAGACTCCGGGTGCTCGTCGCGGACGACAACCCGGTCATCGGCGACGCGTTGCGCGCGCTCCTGGAATCCGAACCGGACATCGAGGTGGTCGCCGTCGCGCTGGACGCCGGTGCAGCGGTCGCGCTCGCGGAACTGCTGATCCCGGAGGTCGCCGTGCTGGACGTCCGGATCCCCGGCGGGGGCGGCGCGTGGATGGCGCGGGAGATCCGGCGCAGGGTGCCCCGCACCCGGCTGATGGCGTTCTCCGCGCACAGCGACATCCGGTCCATCGCCCAGATGGCGTCCGCGGGCGTCACCGAGTACCTGGTGAAGGGCAGCCCCAACACCGAAATCATCGCGGCCATCCGCCGCCTCTGCGCGAAGAGCCCCAACGGGACCGAGTAG
- a CDS encoding DUF6528 family protein — translation MTRNSPNGRGEVSADVGVPANPHSIELLRDGNMAVAASTGGRVRVYTASQGQRSTTCTEYRLVGAHGVVWDAGRNVVWALGTDALVASSVGGSRAAPVLTGQRSVPVPSKGGHDLQPVPHRLDLLWVTTEAGVYQFSKTSGGFTRRHADAGEIDRPHVKSVSTNPRTGQILTASVQDGHLRTWCTDTVRPAFPRAELALHGAWIYKARWWIGRAGLPCRYRPFGGLPGRYRHTREEWARSRE, via the coding sequence GTGACGCGAAACTCGCCGAACGGACGGGGAGAAGTATCTGCTGACGTCGGCGTTCCCGCCAATCCGCACAGCATCGAACTGCTGCGGGACGGGAACATGGCGGTGGCGGCCAGCACCGGTGGCCGGGTGCGGGTCTACACCGCTTCCCAAGGGCAGCGTTCGACGACCTGCACCGAGTATCGGCTGGTGGGGGCGCACGGCGTGGTCTGGGACGCCGGCCGGAACGTGGTGTGGGCCTTGGGCACCGACGCGCTTGTCGCGTCGAGCGTCGGCGGGTCCCGTGCGGCGCCGGTGCTCACCGGACAGCGGTCCGTGCCGGTGCCGAGCAAGGGCGGGCACGACCTCCAGCCGGTCCCGCACCGGCTGGATCTGCTGTGGGTGACCACGGAAGCGGGCGTGTACCAGTTCTCGAAGACGAGCGGTGGGTTCACCCGGCGTCATGCGGACGCGGGCGAGATCGACCGGCCACACGTGAAAAGTGTGTCGACGAACCCTCGGACCGGGCAGATCCTGACGGCCTCGGTGCAGGACGGTCACCTGCGCACGTGGTGCACGGACACCGTCCGGCCGGCCTTTCCACGCGCCGAGCTGGCGCTGCACGGCGCGTGGATCTACAAGGCCCGCTGGTGGATCGGTCGAGCTGGACTTCCATGTCGGTACCGGCCGTTCGGGGGGCTGCCCGGCCGGTACCGACACACCAGGGAAGAGTGGGCCCGGTCGCGAGAATGA
- a CDS encoding GAF domain-containing sensor histidine kinase: MSAHDRLGGSDDRITGALSQLRVREVLRDLQDRIERLIGTRDKMDGLLEAVLAVASGLELDATLRRIVRAAIDLGEATYGALGVIADDGSLSEFVYLGIDGETERQIGHLPKGHGLLGFVIEEARPVRLADISRHPASAGFPPRHPPMRSFLGVPIRVRDEVFGNLYLTEKRGEAFTDDDEVVVQALAAAAGIAIENAHLYEQARIRQQWQAATSEVTTELLGGTDPADALDLIAGRALELTGSDLTLLALPGSGGLDIGPDESDELTIAVCAGARAAELTGARISVADSVPGAVYRDRTPRSVPELALGADGGFGLGPTLVVPLRARERTSGVLMAARNPGAVPFELAQLPVVASFADQAALALQLAARQRTARELDVLADRDRIARELHDHVIQRLFAVGLTMQSTHRRADTPELRRRIGESIDQMHEIVHEIRTAIFDLHGGEAGRQGVRLRHRLHDSIAELTEETPVHPTISLSGPLDSIPPSLAEHVEAVVRESVGNVVRHARASGVSVSVAVQDDVLRIVVTDDGTGSAGGLRELRDRAEQAGGTFQAEARDGGGTRVDWSAPLR, translated from the coding sequence ATGTCGGCTCATGACCGGCTGGGCGGAAGCGACGACCGGATCACCGGCGCGCTTTCCCAGCTGCGGGTCCGCGAAGTGCTGCGGGACCTCCAAGACCGCATCGAACGGCTCATCGGCACACGCGACAAGATGGACGGCCTCCTCGAAGCGGTGCTGGCGGTCGCTTCGGGGCTGGAGCTGGACGCGACGCTCCGCCGGATCGTGCGGGCGGCGATCGATCTCGGGGAAGCCACCTATGGCGCGCTCGGGGTGATCGCGGACGACGGTTCGCTCTCCGAATTCGTCTATCTCGGCATCGACGGTGAGACGGAACGACAGATCGGGCATCTCCCGAAAGGGCACGGGCTGCTGGGTTTCGTCATCGAGGAGGCGAGACCGGTGCGGCTGGCCGATATTTCGCGGCATCCCGCATCGGCCGGGTTCCCGCCACGCCATCCGCCGATGCGGTCGTTCCTCGGTGTGCCGATCCGCGTGCGCGACGAGGTGTTCGGGAATCTGTACCTCACCGAAAAACGCGGTGAGGCCTTCACCGACGACGACGAGGTGGTCGTCCAGGCGCTCGCCGCCGCGGCGGGCATCGCGATCGAGAACGCCCACCTCTACGAGCAGGCACGGATCCGCCAGCAGTGGCAGGCCGCCACCAGCGAAGTGACCACGGAGCTGTTGGGCGGCACCGATCCCGCCGACGCGCTCGACCTGATCGCCGGGCGGGCACTGGAACTGACCGGTTCCGACCTCACCCTGCTGGCACTGCCCGGTTCCGGCGGGCTCGACATCGGCCCGGACGAGTCCGACGAACTCACCATCGCGGTGTGCGCGGGCGCGCGGGCGGCGGAACTGACCGGCGCGCGGATCAGCGTCGCCGATTCCGTGCCAGGGGCGGTCTACCGGGACCGGACCCCTCGCAGCGTTCCGGAACTGGCACTCGGCGCCGATGGCGGGTTCGGCCTGGGCCCGACGCTCGTGGTGCCGCTCCGGGCGCGAGAACGCACGTCCGGGGTGCTGATGGCGGCGAGGAACCCCGGCGCGGTCCCGTTCGAGCTCGCCCAACTGCCGGTGGTGGCCTCGTTCGCCGACCAGGCCGCGCTCGCGCTCCAGCTGGCGGCGCGGCAACGCACGGCGAGGGAACTCGACGTGCTCGCCGACCGGGACCGGATCGCCAGGGAACTGCACGACCACGTGATCCAGCGGCTGTTCGCGGTCGGTCTCACCATGCAGAGCACCCATCGCCGCGCGGACACTCCTGAACTGCGGCGGCGGATCGGGGAGAGCATCGACCAGATGCACGAGATCGTGCACGAGATCCGCACGGCGATCTTCGATCTCCACGGCGGCGAGGCGGGGCGGCAGGGAGTGCGGCTGCGGCACCGCCTCCACGATTCGATCGCCGAACTCACCGAAGAAACACCGGTCCACCCGACGATCAGCCTGTCCGGACCGCTCGACTCGATTCCCCCGTCGTTGGCCGAACACGTCGAGGCGGTGGTGCGGGAGTCGGTCGGCAACGTCGTCCGGCACGCGCGCGCGAGCGGTGTTTCGGTGAGCGTCGCCGTGCAGGACGACGTCCTGCGGATCGTGGTCACCGACGACGGCACCGGAAGCGCCGGGGGACTGCGGGAGCTGCGTGACCGTGCGGAACAGGCGGGCGGGACGTTCCAGGCCGAGGCCCGGGACGGGGGCGGAACCAGGGTCGACTGGTCCGCCCCCTTGCGCTGA
- a CDS encoding dsRBD fold-containing protein has protein sequence MTGTEPTMTDKWTIDVSLQHEPNRVRAEALLRLEDGGEFVGVGLAEAGLRNSSASQIGAYLAVTRALSDLTAELLETVASDVARSIEVNGVLSAQSAN, from the coding sequence ATGACCGGAACGGAGCCGACGATGACGGACAAATGGACGATCGACGTGTCCCTGCAGCACGAGCCGAACCGAGTGCGCGCGGAGGCGTTGCTCCGCCTCGAAGACGGTGGCGAGTTCGTCGGTGTCGGACTCGCGGAGGCCGGGTTGAGAAACAGTTCGGCCTCCCAGATCGGCGCCTATCTCGCGGTGACGCGGGCACTCTCGGACCTCACCGCGGAACTGCTCGAGACCGTCGCCTCGGACGTCGCCCGCTCGATCGAGGTCAACGGGGTCCTCAGCGCGCAGTCGGCGAACTGA
- a CDS encoding response regulator transcription factor, translating to MLRVFLVDDHEVVRRGVADMLEEDTGLCVVGQAATFSQALARIPASRPDVAVLDVRLPDGNGVELARELRSKMPGLKCLMLTSYTDEQAMLDAIMAGASGYVIKDIRGMDLVAAVKEVGLGRSLLDTRAAATLMAKFRDDAAKKGPLAGLSEQERTLLELIGEGLTNRQIAERMFLAEKTVKNYVSRLLTKLGMQRRTQAAVLATELRRQ from the coding sequence ATGCTCCGGGTGTTTCTGGTCGACGATCACGAGGTGGTCCGCCGAGGCGTCGCGGACATGCTCGAGGAGGACACCGGCCTGTGCGTGGTCGGCCAGGCCGCCACCTTTTCCCAGGCGCTGGCGAGGATCCCGGCGTCGCGGCCGGACGTCGCGGTGCTCGACGTGCGGCTGCCGGACGGCAACGGCGTCGAACTCGCGCGGGAACTGCGCTCCAAGATGCCCGGACTGAAATGCCTGATGCTCACCTCCTACACCGACGAGCAGGCGATGCTGGACGCGATCATGGCGGGCGCGAGCGGTTACGTCATCAAGGACATCCGGGGGATGGACCTGGTGGCGGCGGTCAAGGAGGTCGGCCTCGGCCGGTCGTTGCTGGACACGCGGGCCGCCGCGACGCTGATGGCGAAGTTCCGCGACGACGCCGCGAAGAAGGGCCCGCTGGCCGGGCTTTCCGAGCAGGAACGCACGCTGCTGGAACTGATCGGCGAGGGATTGACCAACCGGCAGATCGCCGAGCGGATGTTCCTCGCGGAGAAGACCGTGAAGAACTACGTGTCCCGGTTGCTGACGAAACTCGGGATGCAACGGCGCACCCAGGCGGCCGTGCTCGCCACGGAACTACGGCGTCAGTGA
- a CDS encoding response regulator transcription factor: MPNPTFPQPKPPAPIRVLLVEDHKMVAEALGAAFEEFPGIHLVASVESLAGGIIAAEEHLPDIVLLDRRLPDGDGIEAIARFRAISPSSRVLVLTGDANSAIVARILEVGGAGLLLKSGLLDELVTAIRTVAAGDVVIDSELLSGALAMLADGSGRLGPVLTLRERQVLRLIAEGAGTDRIAEELRLARNTVRNHVQRILVKTGTHSKLEAVAHARKNGLLERP; this comes from the coding sequence ATGCCGAACCCGACGTTCCCGCAGCCCAAGCCCCCGGCCCCGATCCGGGTGCTGCTCGTCGAGGACCACAAGATGGTGGCCGAAGCGCTGGGCGCGGCCTTCGAGGAGTTTCCGGGAATCCATCTGGTGGCGTCGGTGGAGTCACTGGCGGGCGGGATCATCGCGGCGGAGGAGCACCTGCCCGACATCGTCCTGCTCGATCGGCGGTTGCCGGACGGCGACGGGATCGAGGCGATCGCCCGGTTCCGCGCGATCTCGCCGTCGAGCAGGGTGCTCGTGCTGACCGGTGACGCGAACAGTGCCATCGTCGCCCGGATCCTGGAGGTCGGCGGGGCCGGGTTGTTGCTGAAATCCGGTCTCCTCGACGAATTGGTCACCGCGATCCGGACCGTCGCGGCGGGCGACGTGGTCATCGACTCGGAACTGCTCAGCGGCGCCTTGGCCATGCTCGCCGATGGTTCCGGCAGGCTCGGACCGGTGCTGACCCTGCGGGAGCGGCAGGTGCTCCGCCTGATCGCCGAGGGCGCGGGAACCGATCGGATCGCCGAGGAGTTGCGGCTGGCCCGGAATACCGTGCGGAATCACGTGCAGCGGATCCTGGTCAAGACCGGCACCCATTCGAAACTCGAAGCGGTGGCCCATGCCCGGAAGAATGGCCTCCTCGAACGGCCGTAG
- a CDS encoding type III PLP-dependent enzyme, with amino-acid sequence MTESLNRIRAFLADREPPTPCLVVDTDLVAERAAAVSVAFPDALIRYAVKANPAPEVLDAVRSAGAGFDVAGTAEIELCLSRGARAAELAYGNTIKKPADIAFAHRRGVREFTTDSAGDLANLAEHAPGSLVSVRLLTGGPDSVTPFGHKFGCVAEVATALLRQAVEAGLRPGIAFHVGSQQPDPAAWEIGIATAAKVAADAGVHLERLNIGGGFATEHREPVPSLTDYARVIHTALEAHLPGPELLLEPGRVIVADAGLIRTEVVLVTTRAAADERRWVYLDVGRYNGMAECENEAVAYRLEPVGVNGPEGPVVLAGPTCDGDDVLYQRTPCALPESLKAGDRLDIPGTGAYTASYSSVAFNGIEPLRTYCVGRFADAG; translated from the coding sequence GTGACCGAAAGCCTGAACCGGATCCGTGCCTTCCTGGCGGATCGCGAACCGCCGACACCGTGCCTGGTGGTGGACACCGACCTGGTCGCGGAGCGTGCCGCCGCGGTCTCGGTGGCCTTCCCGGACGCGCTGATCCGGTATGCGGTCAAGGCGAATCCCGCGCCCGAGGTTCTGGACGCGGTGCGGTCGGCCGGTGCGGGATTCGACGTGGCCGGGACGGCGGAGATCGAGCTGTGCCTGTCCCGTGGCGCGCGAGCGGCGGAACTGGCCTACGGCAACACGATCAAGAAACCGGCGGACATCGCCTTCGCCCACCGACGCGGCGTCCGTGAATTCACCACCGATTCCGCCGGGGACCTGGCGAATCTGGCCGAGCACGCGCCCGGTTCGCTGGTCTCGGTCCGCTTGCTGACCGGCGGTCCGGACTCGGTGACGCCGTTCGGCCACAAGTTCGGCTGTGTCGCGGAGGTGGCCACGGCCCTGCTCCGCCAGGCCGTGGAAGCCGGGCTACGGCCGGGGATCGCGTTCCACGTCGGTTCGCAGCAGCCGGATCCGGCCGCCTGGGAGATCGGGATCGCGACCGCGGCCAAGGTCGCCGCCGACGCCGGAGTGCACCTGGAGCGGCTCAACATCGGCGGTGGGTTCGCCACCGAGCACCGGGAACCCGTGCCGTCACTGACCGATTACGCGCGCGTGATCCACACCGCGCTCGAAGCGCATCTGCCGGGCCCGGAACTGCTCCTGGAGCCGGGCCGCGTGATCGTCGCCGACGCCGGGCTCATCAGGACCGAAGTCGTGCTGGTGACCACCCGTGCCGCCGCCGACGAACGCCGCTGGGTCTACCTCGACGTCGGCAGGTACAACGGAATGGCGGAGTGCGAGAACGAAGCCGTCGCGTATCGGCTGGAGCCCGTCGGCGTCAACGGACCGGAAGGGCCAGTGGTCCTCGCGGGGCCGACCTGCGATGGTGACGACGTGCTGTACCAGCGGACGCCGTGCGCGCTGCCGGAGTCGTTGAAGGCGGGTGACCGGTTGGACATCCCGGGCACCGGGGCGTACACCGCCAGCTATTCGTCCGTCGCCTTCAACGGGATCGAGCCGTTGCGCACCTATTGTGTGGGGAGGTTCGCCGATGCCGGGTGA
- the speD gene encoding adenosylmethionine decarboxylase translates to MPGEEPLVGRFAGRHVLAEFEGIEPSLLDDASLLKKTLADAVIEAGATVFEVVSHSFAPQGVTVLALLAESHASVHTYPEIGSVFVDVFTCGDRADPERAVALLAKLLGAGTVRMSTVERGEN, encoded by the coding sequence ATGCCGGGTGAAGAACCACTGGTCGGCCGGTTCGCCGGCCGCCACGTACTCGCGGAGTTCGAGGGGATCGAGCCGTCACTGCTCGACGACGCCTCTCTCCTGAAGAAGACCCTCGCCGACGCGGTGATCGAGGCGGGGGCGACGGTCTTCGAAGTCGTGTCGCATTCCTTCGCCCCGCAAGGGGTCACTGTGCTCGCGTTGCTGGCCGAATCGCACGCGTCCGTGCACACCTATCCGGAGATCGGCTCGGTGTTCGTGGACGTGTTCACCTGCGGGGACCGGGCGGATCCGGAGCGCGCGGTGGCGCTGCTGGCGAAGCTGCTGGGCGCCGGCACCGTCCGGATGTCCACTGTGGAACGAGGAGAGAACTGA
- a CDS encoding spermidine synthase, with protein sequence MAQRVVVEPMGAGLTRNWDVEEVLFEGRTAFQHVLIGRTAQGISLFCDDERQSTELSQLVYHEALMVPSLLLAERVERVLIIGSSEGVASRLAVAAGAGLVDHVDIDAEAVRVCAEHLPYGYTLDDLGRAERGEGKVRVHYRDGWEFLAEARERGDTYDVVVIDLPDENDDPEAQHNRLYGAGFLARCTALLTDGGVIGCQAGCPTLWRNQTLIASWRRFTESFGTVLYYGSDEHEWAFLSGRADVLDDPGALVAERIGKAGIGESTLDEDALRANTVPPFSLRRR encoded by the coding sequence ATGGCGCAACGAGTGGTCGTCGAGCCGATGGGCGCCGGGCTCACCCGGAACTGGGACGTCGAGGAGGTCCTGTTCGAGGGCCGTACCGCGTTCCAGCACGTCCTCATCGGACGGACCGCGCAGGGGATCTCCCTGTTCTGCGACGACGAACGGCAGAGCACCGAACTGAGCCAGCTCGTCTACCACGAGGCCCTGATGGTCCCGTCGCTGCTGCTCGCCGAACGCGTCGAGCGGGTGCTGATCATCGGCTCCAGCGAAGGGGTCGCTTCCCGGCTGGCGGTCGCTGCGGGGGCCGGGTTGGTCGACCACGTCGACATCGACGCCGAAGCGGTGCGGGTCTGCGCCGAGCACCTTCCCTACGGCTACACCCTCGACGATCTGGGCCGTGCCGAGAGAGGGGAGGGGAAGGTCCGCGTCCACTACCGCGACGGCTGGGAGTTCCTCGCCGAAGCCCGAGAGCGCGGGGACACCTACGACGTCGTCGTGATCGACCTGCCGGACGAGAACGACGATCCGGAGGCGCAGCACAACCGGTTGTACGGCGCCGGCTTCCTGGCCCGGTGCACGGCGCTGCTCACCGACGGGGGAGTGATCGGCTGTCAGGCCGGCTGCCCGACGCTGTGGCGCAACCAGACGCTGATCGCGTCGTGGCGCCGGTTCACCGAGTCGTTCGGGACCGTTCTCTACTACGGTTCGGACGAGCACGAGTGGGCTTTCCTGAGCGGCCGGGCCGACGTGCTCGACGATCCCGGCGCCCTCGTCGCGGAGCGGATCGGCAAGGCGGGCATCGGGGAGTCCACTTTGGACGAGGACGCGCTGAGGGCGAACACGGTGCCGCCGTTCTCCCTGCGGCGTCGTTGA